A part of Vespertiliibacter pulmonis genomic DNA contains:
- a CDS encoding porin family protein: protein MKKYLISSLGLSLSIATFANQDQQKINDRLNDQRVQTEATVTAVPQPTVNKPQKNIVKKEDNHTISMSSEELVHHPDLVLRALYSAVHYGNADSTEILFPIYQKLPETAKDPILTLWSQAILAKQQQNYSESIRLFRKTLAALPDINVRFQLAVTLFENNELEAAEDQFQKLRAEPDENAQKISEQYLQAIQHRDRWAFSGGLTYLNDPNINNAPKSGTTYGRWSAPKSESAQGVGFNFNIGKKWSWGNGFFNSLYLDTDGKYYWNNKKYNEFTTRGKVGLGFQNSKYSIEVLPFIEQVLYANGTSGSQTLKRFSKTGGATVEFIQWLSPQWLLTSNYEYGEQRYISRKHLNGNYHFVSAGLRFLASSKQYWFANINYNRTSTRDADDSFFRRGITFGWGQEWGKGLSTRLSMSLAQKRYKGPMPIFNITQRNREYGLQASVWHRAIHFLGITPQLTYSFNKTKSNHAFYTYDKHRVFVNFSKSF, encoded by the coding sequence ATGAAAAAGTATCTCATTTCTAGCCTTGGATTAAGCCTGTCAATAGCAACATTTGCCAATCAAGATCAACAAAAAATTAATGACCGATTAAATGACCAACGGGTACAAACAGAAGCAACGGTTACCGCTGTACCACAACCTACCGTCAATAAACCACAAAAAAATATAGTGAAGAAAGAAGATAATCACACTATTTCAATGTCTTCCGAAGAACTAGTCCACCACCCTGATCTTGTTCTTCGAGCACTTTACTCCGCTGTTCATTATGGAAATGCCGATAGTACTGAAATACTATTCCCTATCTATCAGAAGCTCCCTGAAACGGCTAAAGATCCTATATTAACTCTTTGGAGCCAAGCGATTTTAGCGAAACAACAGCAAAATTATTCAGAATCTATCCGCTTATTCCGTAAAACATTAGCAGCATTGCCCGATATCAATGTTCGCTTTCAACTTGCCGTAACACTTTTTGAAAATAACGAGTTAGAAGCCGCTGAAGATCAATTTCAAAAATTACGTGCTGAACCCGATGAAAATGCACAAAAAATTAGCGAACAATATCTTCAAGCTATCCAACACCGTGATCGCTGGGCATTCAGTGGTGGACTGACCTATTTAAACGACCCCAATATCAATAATGCTCCAAAATCTGGCACAACTTACGGACGCTGGTCTGCCCCAAAATCTGAATCGGCACAAGGTGTCGGCTTTAATTTCAATATTGGCAAAAAATGGTCGTGGGGAAATGGCTTTTTTAATAGCCTATATTTAGATACTGACGGCAAATATTATTGGAATAATAAAAAATATAATGAATTCACTACTCGAGGAAAAGTAGGATTAGGCTTCCAAAATAGCAAATATTCTATTGAAGTTCTGCCATTTATTGAACAAGTGTTATACGCCAATGGAACCAGCGGTAGCCAAACTCTCAAACGTTTCTCAAAAACAGGCGGTGCAACCGTTGAATTTATCCAGTGGCTCTCGCCTCAATGGTTACTTACCAGCAACTACGAATATGGCGAACAACGCTATATCTCTCGTAAACATTTAAATGGCAACTATCACTTTGTTTCTGCTGGATTACGTTTTTTAGCTAGCTCAAAGCAATACTGGTTTGCAAATATCAATTATAACCGTACCAGCACACGAGATGCAGACGATAGCTTTTTCCGCCGAGGAATTACTTTCGGTTGGGGGCAAGAGTGGGGAAAAGGGCTTTCAACTCGCCTCTCAATGAGCCTCGCACAAAAACGGTATAAAGGCCCAATGCCAATTTTTAATATCACCCAACGCAATCGGGAATACGGTTTACAAGCCTCCGTGTGGCATAGAGCAATCCATTTTTTAGGCATCACTCCACAGCTTACTTATAGTTTTAATAAGACAAAAAGCAACCACGCTTTTTACACTTATGACAAACACCGAGTCTTTGTAAACTTTAGTAAGAGCTTTTAA
- a CDS encoding CTP synthase, producing the protein MTTNYIFVTGGVVSSLGKGIAAASLASILEARGLNVTMMKLDPYINVDPGTMSPTQHGEVFVTEDGAETDLDLGHYERFIRTKMTKANNFTSGKIYSEVLRKERRGDYLGATIQVIPHITNEIKARVLEGSKGYDVAIVEVGGTVGDIESLPFLEALRQLAVDVGREKTLFMHLTLVPYIPTAGEVKTKPTQHSVKELLSIGIQPDVLICRSDRALPANERAKIALFCNVSERAVISLKDVSSIYQIPALLKSQGLDKFICERFHLDYKEADLSEWENVLYQQANPTGEVTIGMVGKYVELPDAYKSVNEALKHAGLKNRLTVNIQYIDSQDVESKGVEALKGIDAILVPGGFGYRGVEGKILTAKYARENKIPYLGICLGMQIALIEYARNVAGMKGANSTEFDHNSPYPVVGLITEWQDAEGNIEVRSDDSNLGGTMRLGAQPCHLTEGSLAREIYGQETIFERHRHRYEVNNMLLPQIEAAGLKVSGLSEDSKLVEIIEIPNHPWFVAVQFHPEFTSTPRDGHRLFESFIKAAKEHQTTQSK; encoded by the coding sequence ATGACAACAAATTATATTTTTGTAACGGGCGGTGTTGTATCTTCTTTAGGGAAAGGTATTGCAGCTGCCTCTCTTGCTTCTATTCTTGAAGCTCGTGGCTTAAATGTTACGATGATGAAACTAGATCCTTATATCAACGTTGATCCAGGCACAATGAGCCCAACGCAACACGGTGAAGTATTTGTAACCGAAGACGGAGCAGAAACTGATCTTGATTTAGGACATTATGAACGTTTTATCCGCACCAAAATGACAAAAGCAAATAACTTCACAAGCGGTAAGATCTACTCAGAAGTGCTACGCAAAGAACGCCGTGGCGACTATCTTGGTGCAACTATTCAAGTTATTCCACATATTACGAATGAAATTAAAGCTCGTGTACTCGAAGGCAGTAAAGGCTATGATGTCGCTATCGTTGAAGTGGGCGGAACAGTCGGTGATATTGAATCTCTGCCATTTTTAGAAGCATTACGACAATTAGCTGTGGACGTTGGGCGTGAAAAAACATTATTTATGCACTTAACCCTCGTGCCTTATATTCCAACAGCGGGAGAAGTAAAAACGAAACCAACTCAACACTCGGTAAAAGAATTGCTTTCGATTGGTATTCAACCCGATGTACTGATTTGCCGTTCTGATCGTGCTCTTCCAGCCAATGAACGAGCAAAAATCGCGCTATTTTGTAACGTTTCCGAGCGTGCTGTTATCTCATTGAAAGATGTTAGTTCTATCTATCAGATCCCTGCATTATTAAAATCCCAGGGCTTAGATAAATTTATCTGTGAACGTTTCCATCTCGACTATAAAGAAGCCGATCTTTCTGAATGGGAAAATGTATTATATCAACAAGCCAACCCAACAGGTGAAGTTACTATTGGAATGGTGGGAAAATATGTTGAATTACCTGACGCTTATAAATCGGTCAATGAAGCATTAAAACACGCAGGCTTGAAAAATCGCTTAACTGTTAATATTCAATATATTGATTCACAAGATGTTGAGAGCAAAGGTGTCGAAGCATTAAAAGGGATTGATGCTATTTTAGTACCAGGTGGTTTTGGCTACCGTGGAGTAGAAGGAAAAATTCTTACTGCTAAATATGCACGGGAAAATAAAATCCCCTATTTAGGTATCTGCTTAGGTATGCAAATTGCTTTAATTGAATACGCTCGCAATGTTGCTGGAATGAAAGGGGCAAACTCCACAGAATTTGACCACAATTCGCCTTATCCTGTCGTTGGTTTAATTACGGAATGGCAAGATGCAGAAGGGAATATTGAGGTACGCTCTGATGATTCAAATTTAGGTGGAACAATGCGCTTAGGAGCACAGCCTTGTCACTTAACAGAAGGTAGCCTCGCTCGTGAAATTTACGGACAAGAAACGATTTTTGAACGTCATCGCCATCGCTATGAAGTCAATAATATGCTGTTACCACAAATTGAAGCAGCAGGCTTAAAAGTGTCTGGTTTATCTGAAGACAGTAAATTAGTTGAAATTATTGAAATACCAAATCACCCTTGGTTCGTTGCTGTCCAATTCCACCCAGAATTTACCTCAACGCCTCGTGATGGACACCGCTTATTTGAGAGCTTTATAAAAGCAGCTAAAGAGCATCAAACAACACAATCCAAATAA
- the prlC gene encoding oligopeptidase A, with product MSTPLLTTTGLPQFSAIKPEHIQPAITKLIQECRDTIEQISQIENPTWENFYLPQAMVSDKLSRAWSPIGHLNAVKNSLELREAYQSCLPLLSEYGTWVGQHKGLFQGYEKLKNSAEFATYSLAQKKAIENSLRDFELSGISLPEEKQKRYGEISLRLSELSSQFSNNVLDATMGWDIIISDEEQLKGLPESALEAAKLSAESKGKTGYRFTLEFPSYLPVMTYCENRELRQQMYEAFNTRASDQGVNAGKWDNSAIMLEILQLRQELANLLGFESYADYSLSTKMAENPKQVIDFLEDLANRSKAQGEKELTELKAFTQKEFDVTDLQPWDIAFYSEKQKQALYAINDEELRPYFPEERVLSGLFELMKRLFGLKIVEQKGVDVYDESVRFFNIFDETDRLRGSFYLDLYARENKRGGAWMDDCIGQKRLADGSLQKPVAYLTCNFNKPIGDKPALFTHDEVTTLFHEFGHGIHHMLTEIDVADVAGINGVPWDAVELPSQFLENWCWQEEALAFISGHYQTGEPLPKEKLTQLLKAKNYQAAMFVLRQLEFGIFDFRLHMAAPYDNIVLDILRDVKKQVAVVEIPTFVRTPHSFSHIFAGGYAAGYYSYLWAEVLSADAFARFEEEGIFNRNVGESFLQNILTRGGSEEPMVLFERFRGRKPSLDALLKHKGIAN from the coding sequence ATGTCTACCCCCCTTTTAACTACCACAGGTTTACCACAATTCTCTGCCATTAAGCCTGAACATATTCAACCAGCAATTACAAAACTCATTCAAGAATGCCGTGATACTATCGAACAAATTTCCCAAATTGAAAACCCAACGTGGGAAAACTTTTACCTGCCACAAGCAATGGTAAGTGATAAACTTTCTCGTGCTTGGTCGCCCATTGGACACTTAAATGCCGTAAAAAACAGCCTAGAACTGCGTGAAGCCTACCAATCTTGCTTACCATTATTATCTGAATACGGCACTTGGGTTGGGCAACATAAAGGGCTTTTTCAAGGCTATGAAAAGCTTAAAAACAGTGCAGAATTTGCGACATATTCACTCGCTCAGAAAAAAGCGATTGAAAATAGCCTGCGTGATTTTGAGCTATCGGGCATCTCTCTCCCAGAAGAAAAACAAAAACGTTATGGGGAAATTTCGCTACGCTTATCTGAACTTAGCTCACAATTTAGCAATAATGTCTTAGATGCGACAATGGGTTGGGATATTATCATCAGCGATGAAGAACAGCTAAAAGGTTTACCTGAATCTGCCTTAGAAGCCGCCAAATTATCTGCTGAAAGTAAAGGAAAAACGGGTTACCGCTTTACTCTTGAATTTCCTAGCTATCTGCCAGTAATGACCTACTGCGAAAACCGTGAATTACGCCAACAGATGTACGAAGCCTTTAATACCCGAGCTTCTGATCAAGGCGTAAATGCGGGGAAATGGGATAACTCTGCAATTATGTTAGAAATTCTGCAACTTCGCCAAGAGCTGGCGAATTTACTTGGCTTTGAAAGCTATGCAGATTATTCCTTATCAACTAAAATGGCGGAAAACCCTAAGCAAGTAATTGATTTTCTAGAAGATTTAGCAAATCGCTCAAAAGCTCAAGGTGAAAAAGAGCTGACTGAACTAAAAGCCTTTACCCAAAAAGAATTTGATGTAACCGATTTACAGCCGTGGGATATTGCTTTTTACAGTGAAAAGCAAAAACAAGCACTATATGCCATCAATGATGAAGAGCTTCGCCCTTATTTCCCTGAAGAGCGTGTACTTTCAGGCTTATTTGAGCTAATGAAGCGCTTATTTGGGCTGAAAATAGTCGAACAGAAAGGCGTTGATGTTTATGATGAAAGCGTTCGCTTTTTCAATATTTTTGATGAAACTGACCGTTTGCGTGGCTCTTTCTATCTTGATCTCTATGCGCGTGAGAATAAACGAGGTGGAGCTTGGATGGACGACTGTATTGGACAAAAACGCCTTGCTGATGGCTCACTACAAAAACCCGTAGCTTATCTTACCTGCAATTTCAATAAACCGATTGGCGATAAACCAGCGCTTTTCACCCACGATGAAGTAACTACCCTATTCCACGAATTTGGACACGGTATTCATCATATGCTAACTGAAATCGATGTTGCAGATGTCGCTGGTATCAATGGCGTGCCGTGGGACGCAGTAGAATTACCAAGCCAATTCCTTGAGAACTGGTGTTGGCAAGAAGAGGCCTTAGCCTTTATTTCAGGGCATTATCAAACAGGCGAACCATTACCAAAAGAGAAGCTAACTCAATTACTTAAGGCAAAAAATTACCAAGCAGCAATGTTTGTACTGCGTCAATTAGAATTTGGGATTTTCGATTTCCGCCTACATATGGCAGCCCCTTACGACAATATTGTATTAGATATTCTACGAGATGTGAAAAAGCAAGTTGCTGTGGTAGAAATTCCAACATTCGTGCGTACACCACATAGCTTCAGCCATATTTTTGCAGGCGGTTATGCTGCTGGCTATTATAGCTATTTATGGGCAGAAGTACTGTCTGCTGATGCCTTTGCACGCTTTGAAGAAGAAGGTATTTTTAACCGAAACGTAGGGGAATCATTCCTACAAAATATTCTAACCCGTGGAGGTTCAGAAGAGCCAATGGTTTTATTTGAACGTTTCCGTGGTAGAAAGCCAAGCCTAGATGCGTTATTAAAACACAAAGGTATTGCGAATTAA
- a CDS encoding heavy-metal-associated domain-containing protein — MKKFLSVLLMFILFSSAQANEHQADEKNVVIYIKEMNCQLCVYLVNKELRNIDGVVFTKGNINDHQVKIVAKKTVDNEQLIQAITKLKYTPEIVQVQ; from the coding sequence ATGAAAAAATTTCTTAGTGTATTATTAATGTTTATATTATTTTCATCTGCACAAGCAAATGAACATCAAGCAGATGAAAAAAATGTAGTGATTTATATTAAAGAGATGAATTGCCAACTTTGTGTTTACCTTGTTAATAAAGAGTTACGCAATATTGATGGCGTAGTGTTTACTAAAGGTAATATTAATGATCATCAAGTTAAAATTGTGGCAAAAAAGACTGTAGATAATGAACAGTTAATACAGGCAATCACGAAATTAAAATATACCCCTGAAATTGTGCAGGTTCAGTAA
- a CDS encoding mercuric transporter MerT family protein translates to MNLSQNNANRTFIASCITAVVAAVSSTLCCVAPLIYLLFGVSSSWLIELSEFEYLRIPMLIVSLGAFGYGFWLLVGSKKVICTKYLSRRMLLILYWVMFAIILFLLFYPILLPWILE, encoded by the coding sequence ATGAATTTATCTCAGAACAACGCTAATCGAACATTTATAGCAAGCTGTATTACTGCAGTTGTAGCAGCGGTTAGTTCAACACTTTGTTGTGTTGCACCTTTAATTTATCTGCTATTTGGCGTATCTTCCAGTTGGCTGATCGAATTAAGTGAATTTGAATATCTGCGTATTCCAATGCTCATTGTCTCATTAGGGGCATTTGGCTATGGTTTTTGGTTATTAGTAGGATCAAAAAAAGTGATCTGCACAAAATATCTCTCTCGCCGAATGCTTTTAATTCTTTACTGGGTAATGTTTGCCATTATTTTATTTTTACTTTTTTACCCAATTTTATTACCTTGGATTTTAGAATGA
- a CDS encoding transglutaminase-like domain-containing protein produces MKKLLGAFLCYSPIALATVYSDSLTTTHLYELTENYNLIAPKGSKGKTQLWIPIPFNSDYQKVKSIQFEGDYQQAYITENNQYGAKTLYATWDEKADKRNLNLTLLVETKDREPMLQKALADYKVPEKITYSIDVLAYLKPTAHIKIDGIVKTYADKIVGTETNPLKKAELIHHWIVNNMERDESSLGCGDGDVEKILTTGVLKGKCTDINSVFVALARAVGIPAREVFGLRLGQAVKMGKFSQKAFGSANEQGVANVSGGQHCRAEFYLAGFGWVPVDSADVAKMRLVEKKVVQDPEVKEVANYLFGNWEMNWIGFNHARDFDLYPTPEITPMNNFGYPYAEIGGDPFNSFDANEFKYEFISEQR; encoded by the coding sequence ATGAAGAAATTACTTGGTGCATTTTTGTGTTATTCGCCGATTGCATTGGCAACGGTTTATTCTGATTCACTAACAACAACGCATTTATATGAGCTAACAGAAAATTATAATCTTATTGCCCCCAAAGGGTCGAAAGGTAAAACTCAGTTATGGATCCCTATTCCATTTAATAGCGATTATCAGAAGGTTAAATCAATCCAATTTGAGGGGGATTACCAGCAAGCATATATCACCGAAAATAATCAATATGGAGCCAAAACCTTATATGCAACCTGGGACGAAAAAGCTGATAAACGGAACTTAAATTTAACATTATTAGTTGAAACAAAAGACCGTGAGCCAATGCTTCAAAAAGCGTTAGCAGATTATAAAGTGCCAGAAAAAATTACCTATTCAATTGATGTTTTAGCGTATTTAAAACCTACGGCTCACATTAAAATTGATGGTATTGTGAAAACTTATGCGGATAAAATTGTGGGTACAGAAACAAACCCATTAAAAAAAGCAGAGTTAATACATCATTGGATCGTAAATAATATGGAACGAGATGAATCATCGTTAGGCTGTGGTGATGGTGATGTAGAAAAAATATTGACAACAGGTGTGCTTAAAGGAAAGTGTACGGATATAAATTCCGTTTTTGTCGCTTTAGCTCGTGCTGTGGGAATTCCTGCTCGTGAAGTGTTTGGGCTTCGTTTAGGACAAGCGGTTAAAATGGGTAAATTTTCGCAAAAAGCATTTGGAAGTGCGAATGAACAAGGAGTAGCGAATGTAAGTGGTGGGCAACATTGCCGAGCTGAGTTTTATCTAGCTGGATTTGGCTGGGTCCCAGTTGATTCTGCAGATGTCGCTAAAATGCGGTTAGTTGAGAAAAAAGTGGTGCAAGATCCAGAGGTGAAAGAAGTAGCTAATTATCTTTTTGGAAATTGGGAAATGAATTGGATTGGGTTTAATCACGCCCGAGATTTTGATCTCTATCCTACACCAGAAATTACCCCAATGAATAACTTTGGCTATCCGTATGCAGAAATTGGTGGTGATCCATTTAATTCTTTTGATGCGAATGAGTTTAAGTATGAATTTATCTCAGAACAACGCTAA
- the recB gene encoding exodeoxyribonuclease V subunit beta — MNILNPISIPLNQASLIEASAGTGKTYTIANLYLRLILGIACEPMMVEQILVVTFTKAATQELRDRIRLKLKETAKIFSDPNSEKSQLAFAKDPFMQELYQLVATNLSEALLRLSIAEREMDLASIFTIDSFCQKMLFQYAFDSGVRFDIDLQADERDLLIRLSEETWRELFYPTSLLEAQLVTDILNSPEKVLEKLSAYLSEELPPLNPSQQQWLAEDYIQQAVRFEQFLATARHYWKENETQVIEIIQQVFDRQRAEEIKILNGTSYKETSFQQKWLPEINQWVESKALSFPEKTLSYFSQSMLEAKAIKGAEIVRSSHFERWDQFIDEYQQFKNFYSQIEAKLLYRYLQHLRHKLAEYKNSHIEKNFNDMLNYFHQALTGENGDELAKKVRQQFQFAMVDETQDTNLIQYQIFQRIFIDNAESHGFIMIGDPKQSIYKFRGADIFAYLTASQRVAETFTLSKNWRSLPNVVEGINRLFTLPKDQPPFLYDDIHFYPVESNETETNLLNEQQAINLYLLQQDYKAEQAAEHCADQIQQSLSRAMQGELFIQEKDGNGEIQQRVLQPKDIAILVRSHSEAEQIKRSLSARNLQSVFLSERKSVFESEEAKDLALILTACLTPFSQKNVLSALGTALWGLTARDIYQLKNSENIWENYVEQFIGYQQIWQTQGVLPMLHQLFIEQQIVARLNGGRNADRRLTNILHLAELLQEKMDSVENESALLRWFTQQIKKPSNNNDGQILRLESEDALIKIITIHKSKGLEYPVVWLPFVAKSAKRTDSKAMTIYRDEQNNLCWDFNSDDKKIKQGIEEAERAEDLRLLYVALTRAKYQLHLVLPTLWSDKWNALLYLLSDGDIVKNGSTTDYFKRKGITYKSTPLADQAEQTAFVMPSGEEQEITAKEFTGTIREIGQITSFTALQAQNERLRNPLNTALGDTAQDYDSGVLFENFAELTEQENGHFSPYNFPHSTRVGNILHRFFEVLDFQQPLETKAIQQLCEQFSLNDEWIEPVQQWFEQVLQTPFGDNSLFCLADIPLNKRLNEWQFYLRLKNPKALVKINQLLRKHSRLAKRLPDLQFFQFEGYVRGFVDCIVEINQQYYVLDYKSNFLGYLTQDYSIEKIEKTMAQYRYDLQYLLYTLAVHRYLRYRLGEHYDYQRDFGGVAYLFLRGMNGAENSGVYFDKPSLELIEELDQLFG, encoded by the coding sequence ATGAATATTCTCAATCCAATCTCAATTCCTTTAAATCAAGCAAGTTTAATTGAAGCATCGGCTGGCACGGGTAAAACCTATACAATCGCAAATTTATATCTGCGTTTAATATTAGGCATAGCGTGTGAGCCGATGATGGTTGAGCAAATCTTAGTGGTTACATTTACTAAAGCGGCAACGCAAGAACTGCGGGATAGAATTCGCCTTAAATTAAAAGAAACTGCAAAAATATTTAGTGATCCAAACAGTGAAAAATCACAATTGGCATTTGCAAAAGATCCGTTTATGCAAGAACTTTATCAGTTGGTTGCGACAAATTTATCCGAAGCGTTGTTGCGATTAAGTATTGCTGAACGAGAAATGGATCTCGCAAGTATTTTTACGATCGACAGTTTTTGTCAAAAAATGTTATTTCAGTATGCTTTTGATTCAGGGGTTCGTTTTGATATTGATTTACAAGCAGATGAACGAGATCTTTTGATTCGGTTGAGTGAAGAAACGTGGCGGGAGCTTTTTTATCCTACTTCATTGCTTGAAGCACAGTTAGTTACAGATATTCTGAATTCACCTGAAAAAGTATTAGAGAAATTATCGGCCTATTTATCTGAAGAGCTACCGCCTTTGAACCCATCTCAACAACAATGGCTGGCGGAAGATTATATACAACAAGCGGTGAGATTTGAGCAATTTCTTGCAACCGCTCGGCATTACTGGAAAGAGAATGAAACGCAAGTTATTGAAATTATTCAACAGGTTTTTGATCGCCAGCGTGCAGAAGAAATTAAAATTTTAAATGGCACAAGTTATAAAGAAACGAGTTTCCAACAAAAGTGGTTACCCGAAATCAATCAATGGGTAGAATCGAAAGCATTATCTTTCCCAGAAAAAACGTTGAGTTATTTTAGCCAATCAATGCTGGAAGCTAAAGCAATTAAAGGGGCTGAAATTGTCCGTAGTTCTCATTTTGAGCGGTGGGATCAATTTATTGATGAATATCAGCAATTTAAAAATTTCTATTCACAAATTGAAGCTAAATTGCTTTACCGCTATTTACAGCATTTACGCCATAAACTTGCAGAGTATAAAAATAGCCATATAGAAAAGAATTTCAATGATATGTTGAATTATTTTCATCAGGCATTGACGGGTGAAAATGGTGATGAATTAGCCAAAAAAGTGCGTCAGCAGTTCCAATTTGCAATGGTTGATGAAACGCAAGATACCAACCTGATTCAGTACCAAATTTTTCAACGGATTTTTATTGATAATGCCGAATCCCACGGTTTTATTATGATTGGCGATCCTAAGCAGTCAATTTACAAATTTCGTGGTGCAGATATTTTTGCTTATCTTACCGCTTCACAGCGAGTGGCGGAAACTTTTACGCTATCGAAAAACTGGCGATCACTGCCGAATGTGGTTGAAGGTATCAATAGGCTGTTTACTTTACCTAAAGATCAACCGCCATTTCTTTATGATGATATTCATTTCTATCCTGTTGAAAGCAATGAAACAGAAACGAATTTGTTAAATGAACAGCAGGCGATAAATTTATACCTTTTGCAACAGGACTATAAAGCAGAGCAAGCTGCCGAACATTGTGCGGATCAAATTCAGCAAAGCCTTAGTCGAGCAATGCAAGGAGAGCTATTTATACAAGAAAAAGATGGGAATGGCGAAATTCAGCAACGTGTATTACAACCAAAAGATATTGCGATTTTAGTTCGTTCACATAGTGAAGCAGAGCAGATCAAGCGGTCACTTTCTGCAAGAAATTTGCAATCTGTATTTTTATCTGAACGGAAAAGCGTTTTTGAAAGTGAAGAAGCAAAAGATTTGGCGTTAATTTTAACAGCGTGTTTAACTCCGTTTTCTCAAAAAAATGTATTATCTGCATTAGGAACGGCCTTATGGGGGCTAACGGCACGAGACATTTATCAGCTTAAAAATAGTGAAAATATATGGGAAAACTATGTTGAACAGTTTATTGGCTATCAACAAATCTGGCAAACACAGGGTGTATTACCTATGTTACATCAGCTTTTTATTGAGCAACAGATTGTTGCTCGTTTAAATGGAGGACGTAATGCAGATCGCCGTTTGACTAATATTTTGCATTTAGCAGAGCTGTTGCAGGAAAAAATGGATAGCGTTGAAAATGAGTCAGCGTTATTACGTTGGTTTACGCAACAGATTAAAAAGCCAAGCAATAATAATGATGGGCAGATTTTACGTCTTGAAAGTGAAGATGCTTTGATTAAAATTATTACAATCCATAAATCTAAAGGCTTGGAATACCCCGTGGTATGGTTGCCATTTGTAGCAAAATCCGCTAAAAGAACCGACTCTAAAGCGATGACAATTTACCGTGATGAACAAAATAACCTTTGTTGGGATTTTAATAGTGATGATAAAAAGATTAAACAAGGGATAGAAGAAGCAGAGCGAGCGGAAGACTTACGTTTGTTGTATGTGGCTTTAACCCGTGCGAAATATCAGCTTCATTTGGTTTTACCAACACTGTGGAGTGATAAATGGAATGCACTGCTTTATTTATTAAGTGATGGGGATATTGTTAAAAATGGTTCAACGACAGATTATTTTAAACGTAAGGGGATTACATATAAATCTACGCCTTTAGCGGATCAGGCAGAGCAAACAGCTTTTGTGATGCCAAGTGGTGAGGAGCAGGAGATCACTGCAAAAGAATTTACAGGAACTATTCGGGAAATAGGGCAGATTACTAGCTTTACTGCTTTACAGGCACAGAATGAAAGGCTTAGAAATCCACTTAACACGGCATTGGGCGATACTGCACAGGATTATGATAGCGGTGTATTATTTGAAAATTTTGCAGAATTAACAGAGCAAGAAAACGGACATTTTTCGCCGTATAATTTCCCACATAGTACCCGAGTAGGGAATATTTTACACCGCTTTTTTGAAGTATTAGATTTTCAACAACCGTTGGAGACTAAAGCAATTCAGCAACTATGTGAACAATTTTCATTAAATGACGAATGGATTGAACCTGTTCAGCAATGGTTTGAACAAGTATTACAAACGCCATTTGGCGATAATTCGCTTTTTTGTTTAGCCGATATTCCACTTAACAAGCGGTTAAATGAATGGCAATTTTACCTACGTCTTAAAAATCCGAAGGCATTAGTTAAAATCAATCAGTTGTTGAGAAAGCATAGCCGATTAGCCAAGCGGCTGCCAGATCTTCAATTTTTCCAATTTGAGGGATATGTCCGAGGTTTTGTAGATTGTATTGTAGAAATTAATCAACAATATTATGTGCTTGATTATAAATCAAATTTTCTTGGCTATTTGACTCAGGATTATTCAATTGAGAAAATTGAAAAAACAATGGCACAGTATCGTTACGATTTGCAATATTTGCTATATACCCTTGCTGTTCACCGCTATTTACGTTATCGCTTAGGGGAACATTATGATTACCAGCGGGACTTTGGCGGTGTGGCTTATTTATTTTTACGAGGAATGAATGGCGCTGAAAATTCAGGGGTTTATTTTGATAAACCAAGTCTAGAATTAATTGAGGAACTTGATCAACTTTTTGGTTGA